The following are encoded together in the Mesoplodon densirostris isolate mMesDen1 chromosome 2, mMesDen1 primary haplotype, whole genome shotgun sequence genome:
- the RPS8 gene encoding small ribosomal subunit protein eS8, giving the protein MGISRDNWHKRRKTGGKRKPYHKKRKYELGRPAANTKIGPRRIHTVRVRGGNKKYRALRLDVGNFSWGSECCTRKTRIIDVVYNASNNELVRTKTLVKNCIVLIDSTPYRQWYESHYALPLGRKKGAKLTPEEEEILNKKRSKKIQKKYDERKKNAKISSLLEEQFQQGKLLACIASRPGQCGRADGYVLEGKELEFYLRKIKARKGK; this is encoded by the exons ATGG GCATCTCTCGGGACAACTGGCACAAGCGTCGCAAGACCGGGGGCAAGAGAAAGCCCTACCACAAGAAGCGGAAGTATGAGCTGGGACGCCCCGCTGCCAACACTAAG ATTGGCCCCCGCCGCATACACACAGTCCGCGTGCGGGGAGGCAACAAGAAGTACCGGGCCTTGAGGCTGGACGTGGGGAACTTCTCCTGGGGCTCCGAGT GTTGTACACGCAAGACAAGGATCATTGATGTTGTCTACAATGCATCCAACAATGAACTGGTCCGTACCAAGACCCTGGTGAAGAACTGCATTGTGCTCATTGACAGCACACCGTACCGACAGTGGTACGAGTCCCACTATGCACTGCCCCTGGGCCGCAAGAAGGGGGCCAAGCTG ACTCCTGAGGAGGAAGAGATTTTAAACAAAAAACGATCaaagaaaattcagaagaaatatgatgaaaggaaaaagaatgccAAAATTAGCAGTCTTCTAGAGGAGCAGTTCCAGCAGGGCAAGCTTCTTG CTTGCATCGCCTCAAGACCAGGCCAGTGTGGCCGAGCAGATGGCTATGTGCTAGAGGGAAAGGAGCTGGAGTTCTATCTGAGGAAAATCAAGGCCCGGAAAGGCAAATAA
- the BEST4 gene encoding bestrophin-4, which yields MTVSYTLKVAEARFGGFSGLLLRWRGSIYKLLYKEFLLFIALYALLSITYRLLLTQEQRHVYAQVARYCNRSADLIPLSFVLGFYVTLVVNRWWAQYTSIPLPDQLMCVISASVHGVDQRGRLLRRTLIRYANLASVLVLRSVSTRVLKRFPTMEHVVDAGFMTQEERKKFESLKSDFNKYWVPCVWFTNLAAQARRDGRIRDDIALCLLLEELNKYRAKCSMLFHYDWISIPLVYTQVVTIAVYSFFALSLVGRQFVESEAGAAKRQESLEAGPALGDLDMYVPLTTLLQFFFYAGWLKVAEQIINPFGEDDDDFETNKLIDRNLQVSLLSVDDMYQNLPPVEKDSYWDEDSAQPPYTVATVAESLRPSFLGSTFNLRISDDPEQSLQVEASPGPARPVTAAQTPMLGRFLGVGAPSPAISLRNFGRIRGAPRTPHLLRFRAEEGGDLEAADRIEEEASGSGDEAQEP from the exons ATGACGGTTTCATACACCCTCAAAGTAGCGGAGGCCCGCTTCGGAGGCTTCTCTGGCCTGCTTCTCCGTTGGAGGGGAAGCATCTACAAGCTCCTCTACAAGGAGTTCCTCCTATTCATCGCCCTTTATGCTCTGCTCAGCATCACCTACCG GCTGTTGCTGACCCAGGAACAGAGGCATGTGTATGCTCAGGTGGCCCGATACTGCAACCGCTCTGCAGACCTCATCCCCTTGTCCTTTGTACTGG GTTTCTACGTGACCTTGGTGGTGAACCGCTGGTGGGCCCAGTACACAAGCATCCCACTGCCGGACCAGCTGATGTGCGTCATCTCGGCCAGCGTGCACGGCGTGGACCAGCGCGGCCGCCTGCTGCGCCGCACCCTCATCCGCTACGCCAACCTGGCGTCGGTACTGGTGCTGCGCTCGGTCAGCACCCGCGTGCTCAAGCGCTTCCCCACCATGGAGCACGTGGTGGACGCAG GTTTCATGAcccaagaagagaggaaaaagttTGAGAGCCTGAAATCTGACTTCAATAAGTACTGGGTCCCCTGCGTCTGGTTCACCAACCTGGCGGCCCAGGCCCGGAGGGATGGGCGAATCCGTGATGACATTGCTCTCTGCCTGCTCCTGGAA GAGCTGAACAAGTACCGGGCCAAGTGCAGCATGCTGTTCCACTATGACTGGATCAGCATCCCCCTCGTCTACACCCAA GTGGTGACCATAGCAGTATACTCCTTCTTTGCCCTCTCCCTGGTTGGCCGCCAGTTCGTGGAGTCAGAAGCAGGGGCTGCGAAACGTCAGGAGTCTCTGGAGGCAGGGCCAGCCCTGGGGGACCTGGACATGTACGTGCCTCTCACCACTCTGCTGCAGTTCTTCTTCTATGCTGGCTGGCTCAAG GTGGCAGAACAGATCATCAATCCCTTTGGTGAGGATGATGACGACTTTGAAACCAACAAGCTTATAGACCGCAACTTGCAG GTGTCCCTGCTCTCCGTGGATGACATGTACCAGAACCTGCCTCCTGTGGAGAAGGACTCATATTGGGATGAGGACTCTGCGCAGCCGCCCTACACTGTGGCCACTGTGGCCGAGTCGCTGCGGCCTTCCTTCCTGGGTTCCACCTTCAACCTGCG CATTAGTGATGACCCTGAGCAGAGCCTGCAGGTAGAGGCGTCCCCTGGGCCAGCCCGGCCGGTGACCGCTGCGCAGACCCCGATGCTCGGCCGCTTCCTGGGCGTAGGAGCACCCTCGCCAGCCATCAGCCTCCGGAACTTTGGCCGCATCCGAGGAGCCCCCCGGACCCCTCACCTGCTGCGCTTCCGGGCCGAGGAGGGCGGTGACCTCGAGGCCGCAGACCGCATCGAGGAGGAGGCGTCGGGGTCAGGGGATGAGGCTCAGGAGCCCTGA